A region of Numida meleagris isolate 19003 breed g44 Domestic line chromosome 26, NumMel1.0, whole genome shotgun sequence DNA encodes the following proteins:
- the GIP gene encoding gastric inhibitory polypeptide isoform X3 has protein sequence MMSLRVLSLLFASLSFVLMEENVSGLSIRTPGARPLQRRYSEATLASDYSRTMDNMLKKNFVEWLLARREKKSDNVIEPYKREAESHGSAVSDQRVDLRSHEAKDFLAWLLKANENQSSASLEGSEDLKDAVNKEFLTWLMSTDLCRPR, from the exons ATGATGTCTTTGAGAGTTCTCTCGCTGCTTTTCGCTTCTCTGAGCTTTGTTTTGATGGAAGAGAACGTCTCGGG cctcagcatAAGAACTCCCGGCGCCAGACCGTTGCAAAGACGCTACTCGGAGGCCACGCTGGCGAGCGACTACAGCCGCACGATGGACAACATGCTGAAGAAGAACTTCGTGGAGTGGCTGCTGGCCcggagagagaagaaaagcgA CAACGTCATTGAGCCGTACAAGAGAGAAGCCGAGTCCCACGGATCTGCAGTGAGTGACCAACGCGTGGACCTGCGCAGCCACGAAGCCAAAGACTTCCTTGCCTGGCTCCTAAAAGCCAACGAGAATCAGAG ttctgCTTCTCTGGAAGGCTCAGAAGATTTGAAGGATGCTGTGAACAAGGAGTTTCTGACATGGTTAATGTCAACTGACCTCTGCAGACCAAGGTGA
- the GIP gene encoding gastric inhibitory polypeptide isoform X2 yields the protein MQAASALVATNLDREHASSLPGQRFALQSWAALTPCSSCSLSIRTPGARPLQRRYSEATLASDYSRTMDNMLKKNFVEWLLARREKKSDNVIEPYKREAESHGSAVSDQRVDLRSHEAKDFLAWLLKANENQSSASLEGSEDLKDAVNKEFLTWLMSTDLCRPR from the exons ATGCAAGCTGCAAGTGCGTTGGTAGCCACTAACCTGGACAGGGAGCATGCCAGCTCCTTGCCCGGTCAGCGCTTCgctttgcagagctgggcagcactCACTCCAtgctcttcctgcagcctcagcatAAGAACTCCCGGCGCCAGACCGTTGCAAAGACGCTACTCGGAGGCCACGCTGGCGAGCGACTACAGCCGCACGATGGACAACATGCTGAAGAAGAACTTCGTGGAGTGGCTGCTGGCCcggagagagaagaaaagcgA CAACGTCATTGAGCCGTACAAGAGAGAAGCCGAGTCCCACGGATCTGCAGTGAGTGACCAACGCGTGGACCTGCGCAGCCACGAAGCCAAAGACTTCCTTGCCTGGCTCCTAAAAGCCAACGAGAATCAGAG ttctgCTTCTCTGGAAGGCTCAGAAGATTTGAAGGATGCTGTGAACAAGGAGTTTCTGACATGGTTAATGTCAACTGACCTCTGCAGACCAAGGTGA
- the GIP gene encoding gastric inhibitory polypeptide isoform X1, translating into MQAASALVATNLDREHASSLPGQRFALQSWAALTPCSSCSLSIRTPGARPLQRRYSEATLASDYSRTMDNMLKKNFVEWLLARREKKSDNVIEPYKREAESHGSAVSDQRVDLRSHEAKDFLAWLLKANENQSSASLEGSEDLKDAVNKEFLTWLMSTDLCRPRAV; encoded by the exons ATGCAAGCTGCAAGTGCGTTGGTAGCCACTAACCTGGACAGGGAGCATGCCAGCTCCTTGCCCGGTCAGCGCTTCgctttgcagagctgggcagcactCACTCCAtgctcttcctgcagcctcagcatAAGAACTCCCGGCGCCAGACCGTTGCAAAGACGCTACTCGGAGGCCACGCTGGCGAGCGACTACAGCCGCACGATGGACAACATGCTGAAGAAGAACTTCGTGGAGTGGCTGCTGGCCcggagagagaagaaaagcgA CAACGTCATTGAGCCGTACAAGAGAGAAGCCGAGTCCCACGGATCTGCAGTGAGTGACCAACGCGTGGACCTGCGCAGCCACGAAGCCAAAGACTTCCTTGCCTGGCTCCTAAAAGCCAACGAGAATCAGAG ttctgCTTCTCTGGAAGGCTCAGAAGATTTGAAGGATGCTGTGAACAAGGAGTTTCTGACATGGTTAATGTCAACTGACCTCTGCAGACCAAG GGCTGTGTAA